One window of the Desulfuromonadales bacterium genome contains the following:
- the tatC gene encoding twin-arginine translocase subunit TatC, whose amino-acid sequence MPDEQLPFTTHLEELRKRLMIAGGAWLVAFFACYAFAEPLFRYISEPVRAALPAGSSLVFITATEPFFTYMKIAALAALIVSLPVILWQFWAFVAPGLYTHEKRFAISFVSASCLCFGAGSYFGFTYIFPTIFAMLIKFGIGASDVNAMLSMGSYLSLAALMLLAFGLIAEVPIVILILARMGVIDHLWLKRNRKYMVIVAFIFAAIVTPGPDVISQVSLAIPFILLYEVGIVLARFFGKKKAEEETAGEESPASE is encoded by the coding sequence ATGCCGGATGAGCAACTTCCCTTCACCACCCATCTCGAAGAACTGCGCAAGCGCCTGATGATCGCCGGCGGCGCGTGGCTGGTTGCTTTTTTTGCCTGCTACGCCTTCGCCGAGCCCCTTTTCCGCTACATTTCCGAGCCGGTACGTGCTGCGCTGCCCGCGGGGAGTTCTCTGGTTTTCATCACCGCTACCGAGCCTTTCTTTACCTACATGAAGATCGCCGCGCTGGCAGCGCTGATCGTTTCGCTACCCGTGATCCTCTGGCAGTTCTGGGCCTTTGTCGCTCCCGGCCTCTACACCCACGAAAAGCGCTTCGCTATCTCCTTTGTGAGTGCCAGTTGCCTCTGTTTCGGCGCCGGATCCTACTTCGGCTTCACTTACATCTTCCCGACCATCTTCGCCATGTTGATCAAATTCGGCATTGGCGCCTCCGACGTCAACGCCATGCTCTCGATGGGCAGCTATCTTTCCCTGGCGGCCCTTATGCTCCTCGCCTTCGGCCTGATCGCCGAGGTCCCCATTGTTATCCTCATCCTCGCCCGCATGGGGGTGATCGACCACCTGTGGCTGAAGCGAAACCGCAAGTACATGGTCATCGTCGCCTTCATCTTCGCCGCCATCGTCACCCCCGGCCCCGACGTCATCTCCCAGGTTTCCCTGGCCATACCCTTTATCCTTCTCTACGAGGTCGGCATCGTCCTGGCACGATTCTTCGGCAAGAAGAAGGCGGAGGAGGAAACAGCCGGGGAAGAGTCTCCAGCTTCCGAGTAA